tgtatttcatctcctcctctctattcttcatgtgatcatgtctgtatgataaacagcaacatgtatcagctgtggaTTaacaacacgctctgaaactctgtggagaagtaaacagagatcgtagcgggaccggaagcaggcggccggctatcagagagaccgcactgccctcaggcgtttcagaggagaattactgcgtgacacagacacaccgacgcacaagtatgaggggctcatgtctgcgtcagcccctgctgcgtagaggagacacagacatataaatcagccttaacacacacaaacttacacacacaaacacacacacaaacacacacaaaaacacacacacacacacacactgacacaaacacacacacaaacacacacacacaaacttacacacacacacatacacacacacacacaaacaaacacacaaacttacacacacacaaacttacacacacatacacacacacacacaaacaaacacacaaacaaacacacacacaaacttacacacacacacacatacacacacacaaacttacacacacaaacatacacacacacacacacaaacacacacatacacacacacaaacaaacacacacacaaacttacacacacacaaacttacacacacaaacttacacacacacaaacttacacacacacacacacatacacacacacacatacacacacacacacacatacacacacacacacacacacacatacacacacacacatgcacacacacatacacacacacacacacacaaacttacacacacacaaacttacacacacacatacacacacacacacacaaacacacacatacacacacacaaacaaacacacacacaaacttacacacacacaaacttacacacacacaaacttacacacacacacacacatacacacacacacatacacacacacacacacatacacacacacacacacacacacatacacacacacacatgcacacacacatacacacacacacacacacaaacttacacacacacaaacttacacacacacatacacacacacacacacaaacacacacatacacacacacaaacaaacacacacacaaacaaacacacacacaaacttacacacacacacaaacacacacaaaaacacacacacacacaaacacacacacaaacttacacacacacacacatacacacacacacacacacacaaaaacacacacacacacaaacacacacacacacactgacacaaacaaacacacacacaaacacacacattgacactgacaatgtctgtctgcctgcctgtctgtctgcctgtctgtctgtctgtctgcctgcctgtctgcctgtctgtctgtctgcctgcctgcctgtctgtctgcctgtctgtctgtctgtctgtctgtctgtctgtctgcctgcctgtctgtctgcctgtctgtctgtctgtctgcctgcctgtctgcctgtctgtctgtctgcctgcctgcctgtctgtctgcctgtctctctgtctgtctgtctgtctgcctgcctgcctgcctgtctgtctgcctgtctgtctgtctgtctgcctgcctgcctgtctgcctgtctgtctgtctgtctgtctgcctgtctgtctgcctgtctgtctgcctgtctgtcttcctgtctgtctgtctgtctgtctgcctgtctgtctgcctgtctgtctgtctgtctgtctgtctgtctgtctgtctgcagttcTCCGGTCTGTGTGGTGTTGAGGATCAGATGTTCCAGCGCCCGGGTCTTACCTCCACCCCCGTGTGTTCCCTCAAACACTCTGCTAACAGCAGCCAGGACACCTCCTGTCTGCACTGCAGCCACAGCAAGACCCAGCAGTGAGTCAGAGAGGGGTCAGAGAGGGGTCAGACAGGGGTCAGAGAGGGGCCAGAGAGGGTTCAGAGAGGGTTCAGAGAGGGGTCAGACAGGGGTCAGACAGGGGTTAGAGAGGGGTCAGAGAGGGGTTAGAGAGGGGTCAGACAGGGGTCAGAGAGGGGTCAGAGAGGGGCCAGAGAGGGGTCAGAGAGGGTCAGAGAGGGGTCAGAGAGGGGCCAGAGAGGGGTCAGAGAGGGTCAGAGAGGGGTCAGAGAGGGGTCAGAGAGGGTCAGAGAGGGGTCAGAGAGGGGTCagggaggggtcagaggtcagctaGTGTTTCAAACCTGAACCCTCTTACATCCTGAGGGTCTAAAGGActaagtgtgtgagtgtctgcagcaggtgaacagGCTGCAACATCATacctgatggatcaaagtgagtACACTAACAGGTCTTGATGTTGTCCCTGAAGCTGATAAGATGTGTTGTGTTTAGGACCCCCTCAGAGATCAGAGACCGGATCAGAGTCATGATGATGTCAGCACCTCAGACACCGACTCCTCTGAAGACCAGCAGAGGCAGCCACATGGAGGTGAGAGGAGTAGGTCATCTGCATCACCTGGTCTCATGAGTCTGAGTCAGGGGGTGAGGGTGGAGAAGGTTCAGGTAAAGACTAAAaccctgcagaccagatccctCTGATACCTGAACTCTGTGGGCTTCAGGGGTCAGCAGGCAGCACCATGAGGACTGTGAAGGATCCGGGGGTCGACTCCGACAGTCAGcagtccagcagcagctctgaggtcagacacacacacacacacacacacacacacacgcacgcacacatatgaactacacacacaaacacacacatacacacacacacctgaactaCAGTCAATcaaaaatggagggaaaacagacaaacacaggaagtaaaatgtAAACCAGACACGCAGGGagcagaactacaaaataaaacaggaaacagaactacaaaataaaacaggaaacagaactacaaactaaaacaggaaCTAAAGAACACAAATACCATGGAGGGAACAAGAAGAACTCATGACAGAGACCTGATTCATCCAGACCTGTTTCTGTCTCCCAGGTGCAGGGAGAGAGTCTGCTGATCCCCATCAAGCAGGTCCAGAAGGAGTCCATCTCCATGTCCCTGATTCAGGGGGAGTCCAGCTGTCTCCAAGAGATTCAGAGAGAATCTAACCCCAACCAGCACCAGGTCCAGGGAGAGTCCATCTTGGTTCAGCAGGTCCAGGGAGAGTCCAGCTTGATTCAGCAGGTCCAGGGAGAGTCCAGCTTGGTTCAGCAGGTCCAGGGAGAGTCCAGCTTGATTCAGCAGGTCCAGGGAGAGTCCAGCTTGGTCCAGCTGGTCCAGGGAGAGTCCAGCTCTGTACCGGTCTGTGAGGAGTTGGGCTGCCTCTGGTTGGAGGGTCAGATGGAGGTGTGGTGGTGTCAGCAGGCAGTGGGTGGCTCCCCTGAGAGTCCTGCAGACAGACCGACTCCCTTTGAGGTGAGGACCCTCTGAGACCAGGACCCTTCATCACACTCTGACATCAGAGGGTTTGTTTCACTCACCgctggggtgtgtgtgtgtgtgtgtgtgtgtgtgtgtgtgtgtgtgtgtgtgtgtgtgtgtgtgtgtgtgtgtgtgtgtgtgtgtgtgcagctgagcAGGGAGCTGCAGGAGGTGATGTTTGGGAGAACAGACGATCAGAAGAGTCTGACTGAGCAGGCCTGGCACTACGTGGAGCCCTGATCCTCGGGCTCAGGTGGGTCTACTTGGGTCTGCTGGTCCTCCTCGGTCCCCCTGCTGATCGCCTGTTTCATGTCTTTGATCCAatcacaggtgagacacagaaACCAAGGTCTGACTCTGAACACCATAATCATCATGAGCTACAGGCCGTCTTCttcatgttacacacacacacacacaaacactcacactcactgacacacacacacacacacacacacacacacactcactgacacacacacacacagtcacagtcacCTGTCATTGTTGAGCCTCAGgtgattgtttttctgtctgctctTCATCAGGTGGATCCTCCTCCTGATCCTGACGTGGCGAAGATCTGCACGCCGCTCGTTTATCAGAACTACtaagatttaaagattttaaaggttttaagatttaaagattttatagattttaagattttaaagatttgaagattttaaaggttttaagattttaaagattttatagattttaagattttaaagatttgaagattttaaagatttgaagattttaaagatttgaagattttaaagatttaaagatttgaagatttgaaagatttaaagatttgaagatttgaaagatttgaagattttaaagattttaaagattttaagattttaaagattttaagattttaaagattttaaagatttgaagattttaaagatttgaagattttaaagatttgaagattttgaagatttgaagattttaaagatttaaagattttaaagatttgaagattttaaagatttgaagattttaaagatttgaagattttaaagatttaaagatttgaagattttaaagatttgaagatttgaagattttaaagatttgaagattttaaagatttaaagattttaaagatttgaagattttaaagatttaaagatttgaagattttaaagattttaaagatttaatgatttgaagatttgaagattttaaagatttgaaagatttaaagatttgaagattttaaagatttgaagatttgaaagatttgaagattttaaagatttaaagattttaaagatttgaagattttaaagatttaaagatttgaagatttgaagattttaaagatttaaagatttgaa
The window above is part of the Notolabrus celidotus isolate fNotCel1 unplaced genomic scaffold, fNotCel1.pri scaffold_395_arrow_ctg1, whole genome shotgun sequence genome. Proteins encoded here:
- the LOC117809743 gene encoding uncharacterized protein LOC117809743 isoform X2 translates to MFQRPGLTSTPVCSLKHSANSSQDTSCLHCSHSKTQQTPSEIRDRIRVMMMSAPQTPTPLKTSRGSHMEGSAGSTMRTVKDPGVDSDSQQSSSSSEVQGESLLIPIKQVQKESISMSLIQGESSCLQEIQRESNPNQHQVQGESILVQQVQGESSLIQQVQGESSLVQLVQGESSSVPVCEELGCLWLEGQMEVWWCQQAVGGSPESPADRPTPFELSRELQEVMFGRTDDQKSLTEQAWHYVEP
- the LOC117809743 gene encoding aggrecan core protein-like isoform X1; its protein translation is MFQRPGLTSTPVCSLKHSANSSQDTSCLHCSHSKTQQTPSEIRDRIRVMMMSAPQTPTPLKTSRGSHMEGSAGSTMRTVKDPGVDSDSQQSSSSSEVQGESLLIPIKQVQKESISMSLIQGESSCLQEIQRESNPNQHQVQGESILVQQVQGESSLIQQVQGESSLVQQVQGESSLIQQVQGESSLVQLVQGESSSVPVCEELGCLWLEGQMEVWWCQQAVGGSPESPADRPTPFELSRELQEVMFGRTDDQKSLTEQAWHYVEP